In Melanotaenia boesemani isolate fMelBoe1 chromosome 18, fMelBoe1.pri, whole genome shotgun sequence, the following proteins share a genomic window:
- the LOC121628765 gene encoding gamma-crystallin N-B, which produces MNRVNSIRVESGAWICYDHPDFKGQQYILEHGEYPEFQRWNSHNDHMGSCKPIRMHGEHYRIELFEGCNYSGQCMEMCDDCPFLQSRGFSKNCINSVRVYGDGAWVMYEEPNFRGRMYIVERGNYCSHNEWQAQNPNIQSIRRVVNYF; this is translated from the exons ATGAACAG GGTGAACTCCATCCGTGTGGAGAGCGGTGCCTGGATCTGCTATGACCACCCCGACTTCAAAGGCCAGCAGTACATCCTGGAGCACGGCGAGTACCCCGAATTCCAGAGGTGGAACTCCCACAACGACCACATGGGATCCTGCAAGCCCATCCGCATG CATGGAGAGCACTACCGCATCGAGCTGTTCGAGGGCTGCAACTACTCCGGTCAGTGTATGGAGATGTGTGATGACTGTCCCTTCCTGCAGAGCCGTGGATTCTCCAAGAACTGCATCAACTCTGTCAGGGTCTACGGAGATGGAGC CTGGGTGATGTACGAGGAGCCCAATTTCCGTGGCCGTATGTACATTGTGGAGCGTGGAAACTACTGCAGCCATAACGAGTGGCAGGCCCAGAACCCCAACATCCAGTCCATCCGCAGAGTCGTCAACTACTTCTAA
- the LOC121628758 gene encoding NEDD8 ultimate buster 1-like, producing the protein MALAEVDELWSLIAAGRNDLLYRSLEQRGWISLLLKLLFNLSSVLWRGWEGLSLIASSFEREARLGLRVCQGDLQEAAIQISNRRQERQELMQREQQKKKTRMEAISTLAELGYSRRDAARALHHTNGNVDKAYTILLDSSQAAQATNNNTEGMISPEKVEQLLYLGFERESSEAALQLTDGNVQAATQLLLDNQGVLSPDLLSPPSTSTSSSSSPSSEEPSTSSSSPEENELVNEVLEDIPRHEEDYLDLTLEEESELIATMKTYLNREPTHTV; encoded by the exons aTGGCTTTGGCAGAGGTGGATGAGTTATGGAGTCTtattgcagcaggaaggaacgatctcctgtaccgttccttagagcagcggggttggatcagtctgctgctaaaactgctCTTTAACTTGTCCAGTGTGctatggagggggtgggaggggttgtcCCTGATTGCCAGCAGTTTTGAGAGAGAAGCTAGACTGGGACTACGAGTGTGTCAGGGAGACCTGCAGGAGGCCGCCATCCAGATCAGCAACCGTCGCCag GAGCGTCAGGAGCTTATGCAGAGggagcagcagaagaagaagacgaggaTGGAGGCCATTTCCACCCTGGCTGAGCTGGGATACTCCAGGAGAGACGCTGCCAGAGCTCTGCACCACACCAACGGAAACGTGGACAAAGCTTACACC ATCCTGCTGGACTCCAGTCAGGCTGCTCAGgccaccaacaacaacacagagggGATGATCAGTCCGGAGAAGGTGGAGCAG TTGCTGTATTTGGGTTTCGAGCGAGAATCGTCTGAAGCAGCGCTCCAACTGACGGACGGCAACGTCCAAGCAGCGACTCAGCTCCTGCTGGACAACCAGGGCGTCCTTTCTCCGGACCTCCTGTCCCCGccatccacctccacctcctcctcctcctcgccgTCCTCTGAGGAGCCCAGCACCTCCTCCAGCTCCCCAG AGGAAAATGAGCTGGTTAACGAGGTGTTGGAGGACATTCCTCGTCATGAGGAAGATTATCTGGACTTGACGCTGGAGGAGGAGAGCGAGCTCATCGCCACCATGAAGACATATCTGAACCGAGAGCCCACGCACACAGTTTGA